A genomic window from Thermoanaerobaculia bacterium includes:
- a CDS encoding RDD family protein, with protein sequence MTDDLSDLPLHEEGLSSSGIAFQVDLHPHPRPREGSPVRRLLAALFDGTIWLLTFLALLLLLRITFSSSPWLPHILSASIESFLLAGLGMLLPAFFWGQTAGMALFRLTMVDRDGEPPDAQTTVGWFGLHLLSCLTLGIFGTLYHKWAIDRPYFIVDSSSREAIE encoded by the coding sequence ATGACAGACGACCTTTCTGATCTCCCGCTTCATGAAGAGGGCCTTTCATCCTCGGGAATCGCCTTCCAGGTTGACCTCCATCCCCATCCCAGGCCCCGCGAGGGGTCTCCGGTACGGAGGTTACTCGCCGCCCTGTTCGATGGGACCATATGGCTTTTGACCTTTTTAGCCCTCCTGCTCCTCCTGCGGATCACCTTTTCCTCCAGTCCCTGGTTACCGCACATCCTTTCCGCGTCTATCGAATCGTTCCTTCTGGCCGGCCTTGGCATGCTGCTTCCCGCCTTCTTCTGGGGCCAGACCGCGGGCATGGCTCTTTTCCGTCTCACAATGGTCGATCGTGACGGAGAACCCCCCGATGCCCAGACCACTGTGGGATGGTTTGGCCTTCACCTCCTTTCCTGCCTTACCCTGGGTATCTTCGGCACTCTCTATCATAAATGGGCCATCGATCGACCCTACTTTATCGTTGACTCCTCCTCACGAGAAGCGATAGAATAA
- a CDS encoding AMP-binding protein: MSQDYQQNLTRLIHTSMNTFTDRPFLQEVSGTGITYGQAWEAITHLHQLFQEIGLKRGEKVALLGTNSIHWGLVYLATVSYGAVIVPILANFSGTNVHNILNMSEARAVFASAAQLEKLEGVKFPHLKHAYVLEDFREIEIHQIPDLKDKVQEALRQLGRQARKVLTKEKKNPKLAAFDLPPDTLAAIIYTSGTTGQSKGVMLSHGNLLHNIKALGTFCLVTAEDRFLSLLPLAHTFECTVGFLFPLSVGSSVYYLEGKPTPTRMMQAFQEVRPTLVPAVPLIIEKIYFRRIKPKLESNLVMKGLTKIPYLRSIFFRKAVRKLHESLGGCLRLMAFGGAPLNPEVETFMREGNFAYLVGYGMTECSPLITATTIEKTRFQSCGYSIDGVSIKIHQPDPETGIGEVFTKGPNVTRGYYKNPEATKNLFDEEGWLKTGDLGFIDADNYLHLKGRSKNVILGASGENIYPEEIEQLLNQEPGVMESLVVKREPRLLAIIFPDYDTLYQELKLYDMNDDEIRTKINHYFRDLIKRINRHLPDFSHLNGYEIQEREFEKTPTEKIKRYLYQ; encoded by the coding sequence ATGTCCCAGGATTATCAACAGAACCTGACCCGGTTGATTCACACTTCCATGAACACCTTCACGGACCGTCCCTTTCTTCAGGAGGTTTCGGGGACCGGTATTACCTACGGTCAAGCGTGGGAGGCCATTACCCATCTTCACCAGCTTTTCCAGGAGATCGGGCTCAAGCGGGGCGAGAAGGTTGCGCTCCTGGGGACGAACTCCATCCACTGGGGGCTTGTCTACCTCGCCACGGTGTCCTATGGGGCGGTGATTGTTCCGATTCTTGCGAACTTTTCAGGAACCAACGTTCACAATATTTTGAACATGTCCGAGGCAAGGGCCGTCTTTGCCTCTGCAGCTCAGCTGGAAAAACTGGAAGGGGTGAAGTTTCCCCATTTGAAGCATGCCTATGTTCTGGAAGATTTCAGAGAGATCGAGATCCATCAGATTCCCGATTTGAAGGATAAGGTCCAGGAAGCCCTTCGCCAGCTGGGCCGCCAGGCAAGGAAAGTGCTTACAAAGGAGAAAAAGAATCCAAAGCTGGCCGCATTTGATCTTCCGCCCGACACCCTGGCGGCCATCATCTATACCTCGGGAACCACGGGGCAATCCAAGGGTGTGATGCTTTCGCACGGAAACCTGCTTCACAACATAAAGGCGCTGGGTACATTCTGCCTTGTTACCGCTGAGGATCGTTTTCTGAGCCTTTTACCTCTTGCTCATACCTTTGAATGCACGGTCGGCTTTCTCTTTCCACTCTCCGTCGGATCCTCAGTCTATTACCTGGAAGGGAAGCCCACCCCAACTCGCATGATGCAGGCCTTTCAGGAAGTGCGGCCTACGCTTGTTCCCGCCGTTCCGCTCATCATAGAGAAGATCTATTTTCGACGCATTAAACCAAAACTGGAATCCAATCTTGTCATGAAGGGCCTGACGAAAATCCCTTACCTGCGATCCATTTTCTTCCGCAAGGCGGTTCGGAAGCTCCATGAATCCCTGGGAGGATGTCTCCGATTGATGGCCTTTGGAGGAGCTCCCCTGAACCCCGAGGTGGAAACCTTTATGCGGGAGGGGAACTTTGCCTACCTGGTTGGATACGGGATGACGGAGTGCTCACCGTTGATCACGGCAACGACAATCGAAAAGACTCGATTTCAGAGCTGCGGGTACAGTATCGATGGGGTAAGCATCAAGATTCACCAGCCCGACCCGGAAACGGGGATTGGAGAAGTGTTTACAAAAGGGCCCAATGTTACCCGTGGCTACTACAAGAATCCTGAGGCCACAAAGAACCTTTTTGATGAGGAAGGCTGGCTGAAAACAGGGGATCTGGGATTCATAGACGCCGACAATTATCTCCATTTGAAGGGACGTTCCAAGAATGTCATCCTGGGTGCCAGCGGCGAAAACATCTACCCGGAAGAAATCGAACAGCTTCTGAACCAGGAACCCGGTGTGATGGAGTCCCTGGTGGTGAAACGAGAACCGCGTTTGCTCGCTATTATCTTTCCCGATTACGACACCCTCTACCAGGAACTGAAATTGTACGATATGAATGATGACGAGATACGGACAAAAATCAATCACTATTTCCGGGACCTGATCAAACGGATCAACCGTCACCTTCCCGACTTCTCTCACCTGAACGGGTACGAGATTCAGGAGCGGGAATTCGAAAAGACGCCGACGGAAAAGATTAAGCGCTACCTCTACCAGTAA
- a CDS encoding TonB-dependent receptor: MWKAHLAILFLFSASLVTGSDFGEVITVTATLLPDSDLRSGAATTVLEGEDLHQFEEQTVGDLLGLLPGLTTARSGSPGKVTSLFTRGTESDHTLVMFNGVILNSPYFAGFDWSTLPVEGIDRVEVVRGPFSALYGSDAVGGVVQLFSRPQEGFRARLGLGEKGYQHAGATFGTGSFMVHLSTHGENGMMENDTFDQSQALVQAEGEHWNLLYSFGTQEVGIPYNEGMSSPERRMSTRTHTFALPFHTRLYDSFLLETEFTHQYSNFTFSDPDDPWGYTSSDTTTARTTARALLSSTWKRWTLTGGLETRQEDVSDRTAYGVNLDNERIHNEAALINARMANRMTSLTLGVRADRHSAFGTTVHPRASFSIFTGPHTVQISAGTSFRAPSVGELAFPFSGNNDLKPEKGTTFDAGYIYIRRSDRFEARIFLTDLDNLIDFDYTTYSFQNMGTSRIRGLEFQWNHAWGETATVRTSVTVLDHENTDTGQPLLRRPDLSASLILTVHPTLNLQTLVTGRYVGSRDDIDPLTYAREENGAYTCWDLVLHYDMGTVTPFFRVENLFSANYEDILGYPSPGRRVIFGLSIDGGTFSATKAKPD, translated from the coding sequence ATGTGGAAGGCCCATCTGGCAATCTTATTTCTCTTTTCAGCATCCTTGGTCACGGGTTCCGATTTCGGAGAAGTGATAACCGTTACCGCCACGCTTCTTCCCGATAGCGACCTTCGAAGCGGGGCTGCGACAACGGTTCTGGAAGGAGAAGATCTCCATCAGTTCGAGGAGCAGACCGTGGGCGACCTCCTGGGTCTCCTGCCGGGACTCACAACCGCCCGAAGCGGATCACCCGGGAAAGTGACCTCTCTATTCACCCGCGGGACAGAATCGGATCACACACTGGTCATGTTTAATGGCGTAATCCTGAATTCTCCTTACTTTGCCGGGTTTGACTGGTCCACTCTACCCGTGGAAGGCATCGATCGGGTTGAGGTTGTACGGGGCCCCTTCTCCGCCCTGTACGGTTCCGATGCGGTGGGGGGTGTCGTTCAACTTTTCTCCAGACCTCAGGAGGGCTTTCGCGCAAGGCTTGGATTGGGAGAAAAAGGGTACCAGCACGCCGGAGCCACCTTTGGAACCGGATCCTTCATGGTCCATCTTTCCACTCACGGTGAAAACGGAATGATGGAGAATGACACGTTTGACCAGTCTCAGGCGTTGGTTCAGGCTGAAGGCGAGCACTGGAACCTTCTGTACAGCTTTGGCACGCAGGAGGTCGGGATCCCCTACAATGAGGGCATGTCAAGTCCGGAACGCAGAATGTCTACCCGCACGCACACCTTTGCTCTCCCCTTCCATACCCGCCTTTATGATTCCTTTCTTTTAGAAACGGAATTCACCCACCAGTACTCCAACTTCACCTTTTCTGACCCCGATGATCCCTGGGGATATACTTCGTCGGACACTACGACAGCCAGAACCACTGCGCGGGCCCTCCTTTCCTCGACCTGGAAACGGTGGACGTTAACCGGCGGTCTTGAAACCCGCCAGGAGGATGTTTCAGATCGCACCGCTTATGGGGTGAATCTGGACAATGAACGAATCCACAATGAAGCCGCCCTGATCAATGCCAGAATGGCAAACCGGATGACCAGCCTCACTCTCGGCGTGCGGGCAGATCGCCACAGCGCCTTCGGAACCACCGTCCACCCGCGTGCATCGTTCTCCATCTTCACCGGACCCCATACCGTTCAGATCAGTGCCGGAACATCCTTTCGGGCCCCCTCCGTCGGTGAACTGGCATTCCCATTTTCCGGTAATAACGATCTGAAACCTGAAAAGGGAACCACCTTTGATGCAGGGTATATCTATATCCGGCGTTCGGATCGCTTTGAAGCCCGTATTTTTTTAACCGATCTGGACAACCTGATCGATTTTGATTACACAACGTATTCATTCCAGAATATGGGAACCTCCAGGATCCGGGGTCTGGAATTCCAGTGGAACCACGCCTGGGGAGAAACGGCCACAGTTCGCACTTCGGTAACCGTACTGGATCATGAAAACACGGACACCGGCCAGCCTTTACTCCGCAGACCGGACCTCTCCGCGTCCCTGATCCTTACCGTTCACCCCACCCTGAACCTGCAGACCCTGGTGACCGGCCGTTACGTAGGTTCGAGGGACGACATCGACCCTCTCACCTACGCCCGGGAAGAGAATGGTGCCTATACCTGCTGGGACCTCGTTCTCCACTACGACATGGGCACCGTCACACCCTTTTTCCGTGTGGAAAATCTCTTTTCCGCCAACTATGAAGACATCCTGGGATATCCATCCCCCGGTCGACGCGTGATCTTCGGCCTTTCCATCGACGGCGGCACCTTTTCCGCCACGAAGGCGAAACCAGACTAA
- a CDS encoding DNA-3-methyladenine glycosylase I: MIVTEKSPVQRCWGESHLLLETYHDREWGVPVHDDRTHFEFMVLDAFQAGLNWLTILKKREAFRDAFAGFDPAQVAAFTSDQEVSLARNASIIRNRQKIRAAVQNARSFLSIQEVFTTFDSYIWQFTGGKSIVNRYARIEDLPARTPESEAMSLDLSRRGFSFVGPTICYAYMQAAGLVNDHLVSCPRHAEIAAMQVNR; the protein is encoded by the coding sequence ATGATCGTGACTGAAAAAAGTCCCGTTCAGCGATGCTGGGGAGAATCCCACCTCTTACTGGAAACCTACCACGACAGGGAGTGGGGCGTTCCGGTTCACGATGACAGGACGCACTTCGAATTTATGGTTCTTGATGCCTTCCAGGCCGGACTGAACTGGTTGACCATTCTCAAAAAACGTGAGGCCTTTCGGGACGCCTTCGCCGGGTTCGATCCTGCACAGGTGGCCGCCTTTACATCCGATCAGGAGGTGTCCCTGGCCAGGAACGCTTCGATCATTCGAAATCGCCAGAAGATCAGGGCTGCAGTCCAAAATGCAAGATCTTTTTTATCCATTCAGGAAGTATTCACCACCTTCGATTCATATATCTGGCAGTTTACGGGTGGAAAGTCCATCGTGAACCGATATGCCAGGATTGAGGATCTTCCCGCTCGAACGCCGGAATCCGAGGCCATGAGCTTAGATCTTTCCCGCCGTGGGTTTTCTTTTGTCGGACCAACCATCTGCTACGCGTATATGCAGGCCGCAGGGCTCGTGAACGACCATCTTGTCTCCTGTCCCCGCCATGCCGAAATTGCCGCCATGCAGGTGAACCGCTAA